One Micromonospora sp. WMMD812 genomic window carries:
- the chvE gene encoding multiple monosaccharide ABC transporter substrate-binding protein encodes MGKRFLAALSGTVLALGLVACGGEGAGGGGDTSGDSPADLTIGVSMPTQTSERWIADGKSVKEKLEAKGYKVDLQYAGDDIPTQSQQVDQMITQGADVLIIAAIDGTALSGQLQAAADAKIPVIAYDRLIRDSPNVDFYVSFDNYKVGVAQASALLVGLGLQNKDGSKGSATGPFNIELFAGSLDDNNAHFFFDGAMDTLKPFIDDKSLRVKSGQTAIEQVAILRWQQETAQKRMEDLLTSSYNDGSKVQGVLSPYDGLSRGIITALQNAGYGGAANKMPVVTGQDAEIASVKLINDGVQSSTIFKDTRLLAEQAVIAAEAFLQEKEAQANDTKTYNNGVKVVPSYLLPVQTVYKDDIKSVLVDSGYWTADEVASGQAKG; translated from the coding sequence GTGGGCAAACGATTTCTGGCCGCACTCAGCGGTACGGTCCTGGCGCTCGGCCTCGTCGCCTGCGGCGGCGAGGGAGCCGGCGGCGGGGGCGACACCAGTGGGGACAGCCCCGCGGACCTGACCATCGGCGTCTCCATGCCGACCCAGACCTCCGAGCGGTGGATCGCCGACGGGAAGTCGGTGAAGGAGAAGCTGGAGGCGAAGGGCTACAAGGTCGACCTCCAGTACGCGGGCGACGACATCCCCACCCAGTCGCAGCAGGTCGACCAGATGATCACGCAGGGCGCGGATGTCCTGATCATCGCGGCGATCGACGGAACGGCACTGAGCGGCCAGTTGCAGGCGGCGGCCGACGCGAAGATCCCGGTCATCGCCTACGACCGGCTGATCCGCGACAGCCCCAACGTCGACTTCTACGTCAGCTTCGACAACTACAAAGTCGGCGTGGCCCAGGCCAGCGCGCTGCTGGTCGGCCTCGGCCTGCAGAACAAGGACGGCTCGAAGGGCAGCGCGACCGGCCCGTTCAACATCGAACTCTTCGCCGGCTCGCTGGACGACAACAACGCCCACTTCTTCTTCGACGGCGCCATGGACACGCTGAAGCCGTTCATCGACGACAAGTCGCTGCGGGTGAAGTCGGGCCAGACCGCCATCGAGCAGGTGGCGATCCTGCGCTGGCAGCAGGAGACCGCGCAGAAGCGGATGGAGGATCTGCTGACCTCGAGCTACAACGACGGTTCGAAGGTGCAGGGCGTCCTGTCGCCGTACGACGGCCTGTCGCGCGGAATCATCACCGCGCTGCAGAACGCCGGATACGGCGGCGCGGCCAACAAGATGCCCGTGGTGACCGGTCAGGACGCGGAGATCGCCTCGGTCAAGCTCATCAACGACGGTGTCCAGAGCTCCACCATCTTCAAGGACACCCGACTGCTGGCCGAGCAGGCCGTGATCGCGGCCGAGGCGTTCCTGCAGGAGAAGGAGGCGCAGGCCAACGACACCAAGACGTACAACAACGGCGTCAAGGTCGTCCCGTCCTACCTCCTGCCGGTCCAGACGGTCTACAAGGACGACATCAAGTCCGTCCTCGTCGACTCCGGCTACTGGACGGCCGACGAGGTCGCCAGCGGCCAGGCCAAGGGCTGA
- the mmsA gene encoding multiple monosaccharide ABC transporter ATP-binding protein: protein MADNILEMRRITKAFPGVKALQDVSLAVRRGEIHAICGENGAGKSTLMKVLSGVHPTGSYDGEIVFDGAPVHFRGIRDSEAQGIVIIHQELALVPYLSVAENIFLGNERRGAGGLIDWNRTNADAAQLLASVGLHENPVTPVIQLGVGKQQLVEIARALSKKVRLLILDEPTAALNDLDSAHLLDLLRRLRSEGVTCIMISHKLNEITAIADSTTVIRDGRTVETLDMRSGEATQDRIIRGMVGRDLSSFYPDRTSSPGEEVLRIEDWTVRHPTQQRLVVDGVNLTVRAGEVVGIAGLMGAGRTELAMSVFGRSYGRSVGGRLFVRGREIRARNVAEAIENGIAYATEDRKRFGLNLIDDVRRNISAAALGKLARLGWVNGNEEIKVAEDGRRDMNIKAPSVMSGVGKLSGGNQQKVVLSKWLFTDPDVLILDEPTRGIDVGAKFEIYTIINRLVAEGKAVVLISSELPELLGMCDRIYTLAAGRITGEMSVGEATQENLMELMTKDRELVR, encoded by the coding sequence ATGGCCGACAACATCCTCGAGATGCGCCGCATCACGAAGGCCTTCCCCGGAGTGAAGGCGCTCCAGGACGTGTCGCTCGCCGTGCGGCGCGGAGAGATCCACGCCATCTGCGGCGAGAACGGCGCGGGCAAATCGACCCTGATGAAGGTGCTCTCCGGCGTCCACCCCACCGGATCGTACGACGGCGAGATCGTCTTCGACGGTGCTCCGGTGCACTTCCGCGGCATCCGCGACAGCGAGGCCCAGGGGATCGTCATCATCCACCAGGAACTCGCCCTGGTGCCCTACCTCTCCGTCGCCGAGAACATCTTCCTCGGCAACGAACGGCGCGGGGCCGGTGGCCTGATCGACTGGAACCGCACCAACGCCGACGCGGCGCAGCTGCTCGCCTCCGTCGGGCTGCACGAGAACCCGGTCACCCCGGTCATCCAGCTCGGCGTCGGCAAACAGCAACTGGTGGAGATCGCCCGGGCACTGTCGAAGAAGGTACGACTGCTCATCCTCGACGAGCCGACCGCCGCGCTCAACGATCTCGACTCGGCGCACCTGCTCGACCTGCTGCGGCGACTGCGCAGCGAGGGAGTCACCTGCATCATGATCTCGCATAAGCTCAACGAGATCACCGCGATCGCCGACTCCACCACCGTGATCCGGGACGGGCGCACCGTCGAGACGCTCGACATGCGCTCCGGCGAGGCCACCCAGGACCGGATCATCCGCGGCATGGTGGGTCGGGACCTGTCGAGCTTCTACCCGGATCGGACCTCGTCACCGGGGGAGGAGGTCCTCCGGATCGAGGACTGGACCGTCCGGCACCCCACGCAGCAGCGCCTGGTGGTCGACGGCGTCAACCTCACCGTCCGCGCGGGCGAGGTCGTGGGCATCGCCGGGCTGATGGGGGCCGGCCGGACCGAGCTGGCGATGAGCGTGTTCGGCCGTTCGTACGGCCGGAGCGTCGGCGGCCGGCTCTTCGTCCGCGGCCGGGAGATCAGGGCACGCAACGTGGCGGAGGCCATCGAGAACGGTATCGCGTACGCCACCGAGGACCGCAAGCGCTTCGGGCTCAACCTGATCGACGACGTACGCCGCAACATCTCGGCGGCCGCGCTCGGCAAGCTCGCCCGGCTCGGCTGGGTCAACGGCAACGAGGAGATCAAGGTCGCCGAGGACGGCCGACGCGACATGAACATCAAGGCACCGAGCGTCATGTCCGGGGTCGGCAAGCTCTCCGGCGGCAACCAGCAGAAGGTCGTCCTGTCCAAGTGGCTCTTCACCGACCCGGACGTGCTCATCCTCGACGAGCCGACGCGCGGCATCGACGTCGGGGCGAAGTTCGAGATCTACACGATCATCAACCGGCTTGTCGCCGAGGGCAAGGCCGTCGTCCTCATCTCCTCCGAGCTGCCCGAACTGCTTGGAATGTGCGACCGGATCTACACCCTCGCGGCCGGCCGGATCACCGGTGAGATGTCGGTCGGCGAGGCCACCCAGGAGAACCTCATGGAGCTCATGACGAAGGACAGGGAGCTCGTCCGATGA
- the mmsB gene encoding multiple monosaccharide ABC transporter permease, whose amino-acid sequence MTTTKPSASPQRASSDDGATAALHTGTSDPRTLILGNLRQSGIYIALVVIVALFAVLTDGVSLSPGNITNIVLQYSYILVLAIGMVIVIIGGHIDLSVGSVVALTGAVSAVLVIRQGHPWWIGVLAALAVGIAVGAWHGFWVAYAGIPAFIVTLAGMLLFRGLTLRVLDNISLSPFPAEYQRVAAGFLNGLLGGQGYDAFTLLIGAVAVAGYAVSVFRTRLARIRYQQPVESFPLFVARVLLVGAVIMYFAWQLAHARGLPIVLIVLAVLVLVYGLVTRRTVFGRRVYAIGGNLSAATLSGVKVRTVNFWMFVNMGFLAAVAGVIYSSRSNGAQPAAGNMFELDAIAAAFIGGAAVTGGVGTVVGAMVGGLIMAVMSNGMQLMGVDQSTQSVVKGLVLLVAVAFDVYNKRRAESTR is encoded by the coding sequence ATGACCACCACGAAGCCGTCGGCGTCCCCGCAGCGCGCGTCGTCCGACGACGGCGCCACCGCCGCCCTGCACACCGGCACCAGCGATCCCCGGACCCTGATCCTCGGCAACCTGCGTCAGAGCGGGATCTACATCGCCCTGGTCGTGATAGTCGCCCTCTTCGCGGTCCTGACCGACGGTGTCTCGCTGAGCCCCGGCAACATCACGAACATCGTCCTGCAGTACTCGTACATCCTGGTGCTCGCGATCGGCATGGTCATCGTGATCATCGGCGGCCACATCGACCTGTCGGTCGGATCGGTGGTCGCGCTCACCGGCGCGGTCTCGGCCGTCCTGGTCATCCGGCAGGGACACCCGTGGTGGATCGGCGTGCTCGCCGCGCTGGCCGTCGGCATCGCGGTCGGCGCATGGCACGGCTTCTGGGTCGCGTACGCGGGGATCCCGGCGTTCATCGTGACCCTCGCCGGCATGCTGCTGTTCCGCGGGCTCACGCTGCGCGTGCTCGACAACATCTCGCTGTCGCCGTTCCCGGCCGAGTACCAGCGCGTCGCGGCCGGCTTTCTCAACGGACTTCTCGGCGGGCAGGGCTACGACGCCTTCACCCTGCTGATCGGGGCGGTCGCGGTGGCGGGCTACGCGGTCAGCGTCTTCCGGACCCGGCTCGCCCGCATCCGCTACCAGCAGCCCGTCGAGTCCTTCCCGCTCTTCGTGGCCCGCGTGCTGCTGGTCGGCGCGGTCATCATGTACTTCGCCTGGCAGTTGGCCCACGCGCGGGGGCTGCCGATCGTGCTGATCGTCCTGGCCGTGCTCGTGCTGGTCTACGGGCTGGTCACCCGGCGCACGGTCTTCGGCCGCCGGGTGTACGCGATCGGCGGCAACCTCTCCGCGGCGACGCTGTCCGGGGTGAAGGTCCGCACCGTCAACTTCTGGATGTTCGTGAACATGGGCTTCCTCGCGGCGGTGGCGGGCGTCATCTACTCCTCGCGGTCCAACGGGGCCCAGCCGGCCGCCGGGAACATGTTCGAACTGGACGCGATCGCCGCTGCCTTCATCGGCGGCGCGGCGGTCACCGGCGGCGTGGGCACCGTCGTGGGCGCCATGGTCGGCGGGCTCATCATGGCCGTGATGAGCAACGGCATGCAGCTCATGGGCGTCGACCAGTCGACGCAGTCGGTCGTGAAGGGACTCGTCCTGCTCGTCGCCGTCGCCTTCGACGTGTACAACAAGCGCCGCGCCGAGTCGACCCGCTGA
- a CDS encoding LacI family DNA-binding transcriptional regulator, with protein sequence MHQQPAARAAVMSDVARLAGVSHQTVSRVLNNHPSVRQETRERVLRAVHQLNYRPNALARGLAARRSKVIGVVSFDTILYGPAATLLGIERAARAAGYGINIVTLERLDRSGVASAIDTLTAQSVAGVAVIAPLVSAAVAVHGLPSGVPAVLVEPGGDGELPSVSVDQVAGARLAVEHLLTLGHETVLHIAGPRDWLEAGDRIEGWRSALEGAGRRVPPVITGDWSPRAGYEIGRSLAERRDVTAVFCANDHQALGLLRALHQRGVRVPEDVSVVGFDDIPEAEYFTPPLTTVRQDFDEVGRRCVAALLDLLDGPAEGPRPSPVEPTLVVRASSGGRPA encoded by the coding sequence ATGCACCAGCAGCCAGCCGCGCGCGCCGCGGTCATGAGCGATGTCGCACGGCTCGCCGGGGTCTCGCACCAGACCGTGTCCCGGGTCCTGAACAACCACCCGAGCGTCCGTCAGGAGACTCGGGAGCGCGTGCTGCGAGCCGTGCACCAGCTCAACTACCGGCCGAACGCGCTGGCTCGCGGGCTGGCGGCACGGCGGTCGAAGGTCATCGGCGTGGTCAGCTTCGACACCATCCTCTACGGCCCGGCGGCCACCCTGCTAGGCATCGAGCGGGCCGCCCGCGCCGCCGGCTACGGGATCAACATCGTCACCCTGGAGCGACTCGACCGGTCCGGGGTCGCGTCCGCCATCGACACGCTGACCGCGCAGTCGGTGGCCGGGGTCGCGGTCATCGCACCCTTGGTCAGCGCGGCCGTCGCCGTGCACGGCCTGCCCTCCGGCGTACCCGCGGTGCTGGTCGAGCCCGGGGGTGACGGCGAGCTGCCCAGCGTCTCCGTCGACCAGGTCGCCGGTGCCCGCCTGGCCGTCGAGCACCTCCTCACGCTCGGGCACGAGACGGTCCTGCACATCGCCGGCCCCCGGGACTGGCTGGAGGCCGGTGACCGCATCGAGGGGTGGCGGTCGGCGCTCGAGGGCGCCGGCCGGCGCGTCCCACCGGTCATCACCGGCGACTGGAGTCCACGCGCGGGTTACGAGATCGGGCGGTCGCTCGCCGAGCGGCGGGACGTCACGGCGGTCTTCTGCGCCAACGACCACCAGGCGCTCGGCCTCCTCCGGGCCCTCCACCAGCGGGGCGTCCGGGTGCCGGAGGATGTCAGTGTGGTCGGATTCGACGACATTCCGGAGGCCGAGTACTTCACCCCGCCCCTGACCACCGTCCGCCAGGACTTCGACGAGGTCGGCCGCCGGTGCGTCGCGGCCCTGCTGGATCTGCTGGACGGCCCGGCGGAGGGACCGAGGCCGTCGCCGGTGGAGCCGACCCTCGTGGTCCGGGCCAGCAGTGGCGGCCGGCCGGCCTGA
- the araA gene encoding L-arabinose isomerase: protein MTRPSPAPEVWFLTGSQGLYGPETLAQVAAQSQQIAAQLDADPAIPARVVWKPVLTSSSEILAVCRDAAAQGAVGVIAWMHTFSPAKMWISGLDALRTPLLHLHTQANVALPWSEIDMDFMNLNQAAHGDREFGYVQSRLGVARKTVAGHVSNPQVVARIAAWTRAAVGYAAMRSLRLVRFGDNMRDVAVTEGDKVEAELRFGVSVNTYGVNDLVAAVDAVSDGRIDELVKEYEDSYRLDPALRAGGNRHDSLRYAARIEAGLRQFLTAGRFGAFTTNFEDLGGLRQLPGIAVQRLMADGYGFGGEGDWKTSVLVHTLKAMSVGTDGGTSFMEDYTYDLTPGQEVVLGAHMLEVCPSIAAGTPSVEIHPLGIGGREDPVRLVFDARPGPGVVLGLADMGDRFRLVANEIDVVAPPQPLPKLPVARAVWRPRPDLGTSAEAWLTAGAPHHTVLSQAVGTEELHDLAEMTGTELLVIDAETTPRRLANEIRWNQAYFRLAKGF from the coding sequence ATGACTCGCCCATCCCCGGCCCCCGAGGTCTGGTTCCTCACCGGCAGCCAGGGGCTCTACGGCCCGGAGACCCTGGCTCAGGTGGCCGCCCAGTCCCAGCAGATCGCCGCGCAGCTCGACGCCGATCCCGCCATCCCCGCCCGGGTGGTCTGGAAGCCCGTGCTCACGTCCAGCTCCGAGATCCTGGCCGTGTGCCGGGACGCCGCCGCCCAGGGAGCGGTCGGGGTGATCGCCTGGATGCACACCTTCTCACCGGCCAAGATGTGGATCTCCGGCCTGGACGCCCTGCGTACCCCCCTGCTGCACCTGCACACCCAGGCGAACGTCGCACTGCCGTGGTCCGAGATCGACATGGACTTCATGAACCTCAACCAGGCCGCCCACGGTGACCGGGAGTTCGGGTACGTGCAGAGCCGGCTCGGGGTCGCCCGCAAGACGGTCGCCGGGCACGTCAGCAACCCGCAGGTCGTCGCGCGGATCGCGGCGTGGACCCGGGCGGCGGTCGGCTACGCCGCGATGCGGTCGCTGCGCCTGGTCCGCTTCGGCGACAACATGCGCGACGTGGCCGTGACCGAGGGCGACAAGGTCGAGGCGGAGCTGCGGTTCGGCGTCTCGGTCAACACGTACGGGGTGAACGACCTGGTGGCCGCCGTCGACGCGGTCTCCGACGGGCGGATCGACGAGCTGGTCAAGGAGTACGAGGACAGTTACCGGCTCGACCCCGCGCTGCGGGCCGGCGGGAACCGGCACGACTCCCTCCGCTACGCCGCCCGCATCGAGGCCGGGCTGCGGCAGTTCCTCACCGCCGGCCGGTTCGGCGCCTTCACGACCAACTTCGAGGACCTCGGCGGGCTGCGCCAGCTACCCGGCATCGCCGTGCAGCGCCTGATGGCGGACGGCTACGGGTTCGGCGGCGAGGGCGACTGGAAGACCTCGGTGCTCGTGCACACGCTCAAGGCCATGTCCGTGGGCACCGACGGCGGCACGTCCTTCATGGAGGACTACACCTACGACCTCACGCCCGGGCAGGAAGTGGTCCTCGGCGCGCACATGCTGGAGGTCTGCCCGAGCATCGCCGCCGGGACGCCTAGCGTCGAGATCCACCCGCTGGGCATCGGCGGACGGGAGGACCCGGTCCGGTTGGTGTTCGACGCCCGACCGGGCCCGGGCGTGGTGCTCGGCCTCGCCGACATGGGCGACCGGTTCCGCCTGGTCGCCAACGAGATCGACGTGGTCGCTCCCCCGCAGCCGCTGCCGAAGCTGCCGGTGGCGCGTGCGGTGTGGCGACCCCGCCCCGACCTCGGCACGTCGGCGGAGGCCTGGCTCACCGCGGGAGCACCGCACCACACGGTCCTCTCGCAGGCCGTCGGGACCGAGGAGCTGCACGACCTCGCCGAGATGACCGGCACCGAGCTCCTCGTCATCGACGCGGAGACGACCCCTCGACGGCTCGCGAACGAGATCCGCTGGAATCAGGCCTACTTCCGACTGGCCAAGGGGTTCTGA
- the yjfF gene encoding galactofuranose ABC transporter, permease protein YjfF: MSTTPLADRRDRATSWQLPRRQVPVLVSLGLLLVMYGIGVSQYRAFSDVQVVYNVFIDNGFLLVVAVGMTFVILTGGIDLSVGSVVAMTAMVSAALLRDGLPPALVLLIALLIGPTLGFAMGCVIHFFEIQPFIVTLAGMFFARGLCTWISSSSIPITDGFWTGVAQERIRIGDNFLTVSVLVTLVVVALAAYTLAYTRLGRNVYAIGGNPQSALLMGLPVGRTRIAVYTISGLCSAIGGILLSFYTLSGAPLIAVGMELDAIAAVVIGGTLLTGGAGYVLGTVLGVLVLGVIQTLITFDGTLNSWWTKIVIGGLLFAFIVLQRLIGFRKQ, translated from the coding sequence ATGAGCACGACCCCACTCGCCGACCGGCGGGACCGCGCGACGTCGTGGCAGCTGCCGCGGCGGCAGGTGCCGGTGCTGGTCAGCCTCGGCCTGCTCCTGGTCATGTACGGCATCGGGGTGTCCCAGTACCGGGCCTTCTCCGACGTCCAGGTCGTCTACAACGTCTTCATCGACAACGGGTTCCTGCTCGTGGTCGCGGTCGGCATGACCTTCGTGATCCTCACCGGCGGCATCGACCTGTCGGTGGGGTCGGTGGTGGCGATGACCGCCATGGTCTCGGCCGCGCTGCTGCGCGATGGGCTGCCGCCCGCGCTGGTGCTGCTGATCGCGCTGCTGATCGGTCCGACGCTCGGTTTCGCGATGGGCTGCGTCATCCACTTCTTCGAGATCCAGCCCTTCATCGTGACATTGGCCGGCATGTTCTTCGCCCGCGGCCTGTGCACCTGGATCAGCTCCTCGTCCATCCCGATCACCGACGGCTTCTGGACGGGCGTCGCGCAGGAACGGATCCGCATCGGCGACAACTTCCTGACCGTCAGCGTCCTGGTCACGCTCGTGGTGGTCGCGCTGGCCGCGTACACGCTGGCGTACACCCGACTGGGCCGCAACGTGTACGCGATCGGCGGGAACCCGCAGTCGGCGCTGCTGATGGGCCTGCCGGTGGGCCGTACCCGGATCGCCGTCTACACCATCAGCGGGCTCTGCTCGGCCATCGGCGGCATCCTGTTGTCCTTCTACACCCTCTCCGGGGCCCCGCTGATCGCCGTCGGCATGGAGTTGGACGCGATCGCCGCCGTGGTCATCGGCGGCACCCTGCTCACCGGCGGGGCCGGCTACGTCCTGGGCACGGTGCTCGGCGTGCTGGTGCTCGGTGTGATCCAGACGCTGATCACCTTCGACGGCACCCTCAACTCCTGGTGGACCAAGATCGTGATCGGCGGTCTGCTGTTCGCGTTCATCGTGCTCCAACGCCTCATCGGCTTCCGCAAGCAGTAG